Below is a window of Candidatus Nanosynbacter sp. HMT-352 DNA.
AATGCGGATACAATCGTTATAACACCGAAAGCTCTACCTGTAATTACTGCATGGTTGGGTAAGGAGGAAGCGTAATATGAAACAGACGATTATTATCCCACGCGTTAGTGAAAAGGCTTACGCACAGAGCGCCAATGGTGTATATGTGCTACGCGTTCCACTTAACTTGAATAAGAACGAAATCAAATCAGCTGTAGAAGCACAATTTGGCGTTACTGTAGTTAAGGTTAAAACCTTAGTACAAGACGGCAAGGCTGTACGCTTCTCACGAGGCAAGAATCGTTATCCTGGCACAACAACGCGCAAGGATTGGAAGAAGGCTTACGTGACGCTGAAAGAAGGCGATAAGCTCGATGTGTTTGACGCAGTAGAGCAGCAGATGGAGGAGACCAAGTAATGCCAGTGAAAGCTTACAATCCAACCACTCCTGCTCGTCGCGGCATGACGAGTCAGGATTTGTCAGACATTACAACAAGAAAACCTCTTAAAAGTCTGATTAAAGCTAAAAAGCAAAATGCCGGTCGCAACAACCAAGGTCGAATTACCGTTCGTCATCGCGGAGGCGGCGTTCGTCGTCACTACCGCTTGGTGAACCACAATTTGCCAGCAGGCTTGACCTTGACGATTGAAGAAATCGAATACGATCCAAACCGCTCAGCTCGTATTGCTCGAGTTAAGGATCAGTACAATTTGTACCACTACATCTTAGCTGACACCTCAATGGTTAAGGGTAAAACTATCCGAACTGGTGAAGAAGCTCCAATTGAGGCTTCGAACCGCTTGCCATTGTCAGTTATTCCTGTTGGTACGATGATTTACGCTATTGAGTTGACCGCTGGTAAGGGTGCACAAATGGTGCGCGCTGCTGGTGCTAAAGCTCAGTTGATGGCAAAAGAAGGCAACTACGCAACTATCAAATTGCCATCTGGCGAAGTTCGCAAAGTTCGCTTGGAAGCTACCGCTGCTATCGGTGTAGTCGGTAACGTTCAGCACCAAAATGTTAAGATCGGTTCAGCTGGTCGCAAACGCCGCAAGGGCATTCGCCCAACTGTTCGTGGTGTCGTTATGAACGCCGCAGATCACCCACATGGTGGTGGTGACGGTGGTCGCCACGGTACTGGTAAAGCGCCACGTACTCCTTGGGGTCAATTGACATTAGGTTATCGAACTCGTCGCCGTAAAGGCTCGAATAAATTAATCGTACGCACGCGTCACGACGCGAAGAGGAAGAGGTAAATCACGATGAGTCGTTCATTAAAGAAAGGTCCATTCGTCGATGTAAAGCTAGCAAAGAAAATTGCTGCTCTTAGCCTTGACGATCGAACCGTTATCAAAACGTGGGCGCGCGCTTCGACTATTACACCAGAGATGGTTGGTCGAACGATTGCTGTTCACAACGGTAGAGTGCACGTACCAGTGCTGATTACCGAAAATATGGTTGGTCATAAGCTCGGTGAGTTTAGTCCAACTCGTAAATTCCGTAAACACGGTGGAAAGGATAAGAAGTAATCATGGCTGATACAACTTATACTGTCCGTGCTTACGCTAAAGGTGTTGATCAGGCACCACGTAAGGTAAGCCTAGTTGCAGCCTTGGTGCGAGGTCGTACTGTAGCTGATGCGCTAGTTATCTTAGAGCACGTTCCAAAGCGCGCTGCTAGCCCAGTCAAAAAGGCTATCGAAAGCGCTAAGGCAAACGCTATCAACAACCACGGCTTGGACGCGAAAAGCTTAGTAATTACTACTTTGAGCGTTACTACTGGTACACGTTTGCGTCGCTTTAAGCCTGCATCACGTGGCCGTGCTTTGCCATTCCAGAAAAAGACTTCAAATATTTTGGTTGAAGTAACTGGCGCGGAAAAGCCAAAGAAAGCGCCTGCAAAAAAGGCCGAAGCTAAGGCAGAAGCAAAAACTGCTAAGCCTGTAGCTAAAAAAGCCGCTAAACCGGCAGCAAAAAAGGAGGAGAAGTAAATGGGTCAAAAAGTGAATCCAATCAACTTCCGCCTACAGGTCAATAAGAACTGGAGCTCTCGTTGGTTTACGGCCAATAAAAAAGAGTTTGCAGAGGCGATTCGTCAGGATCACGAAATCCGCGAGTTGATTGAAAAGAAATTTGCCTCACGCCCAACTATCAATCGCATTGAGATTGAGCGTAGCGCCAACTTGATCACGATTACAATTCACACGGCAAAAGCTGGTGTTGTTATCGGTCGCGGTGGTGCTGGCGTGAATGAATTGAAGAAGCAAGTTGAGAAGATTGCTGGTCAGCCAGTTCGTATCAACATTGAAGAAGTTCGCCGTCCAGAATTGGCAGCCAAATTGGTAGCTGAGAATATCGCTCGCCAATTGGAGCGCCGAATCAACTTCCGCCGTGCAACTAAAATGACCGCACAAAACACCATGAATGCTGGTGCTAAAGGTATTCGTATTGAGGTGGCTGGTCGTTTGAACGGCGCTGAAATGGCACGTCGCGAAAAGGTAATTGAAGGCTCAGTGCCTCTACACACCTTGCGCGCTGATATTGACTTCCACTGTGCTCGCGCTCAGACACCAGCTGGTATCATTGGCGTGAAAGTGTGGATTTATAAGGGAGAAAGGAGTCGCTAAATGCTGTTACCAAAGAAAACTAAGCACCGCAAAGTGCGTATTGGAAAAAACCGCGGTCAAGCAACTCGTGGCAATTACATCGCGTTCGGCGACTTTGCATTGCAATCACAATCAAATGAGCGCATCAACTCCCGCCAAATCGAGTCTGCTCGTCAGGCGATGACTCGTTACATCAAGCGTGGTGGTAAGATTTGGATTCGAATCTTCCCTCACACTCCAGTTACCCGAAAGCCACTTGGCTTGAAGATGGGTCAGGGTAAGGGTAATCCAGAGTTCTTCGTTGCTAAGGTAAAAGCTGGTACTGTTCTGTTTGAGATGCAGGGCGTTTCAGAGGAAGTTGCTCGCGAGGCAATGCGTCTGGCTAGCCACAAATTGCCAGTCAAATGTAAGTTCATCAAGCGGGAGGACGCATAATGGCTGAAACGAAGAAATCTGTTAAAGCGGCAGTTGTTAAGACGATTGACGATTTGAAGAAGGAATTGGCTGAAAAGCGAAACGACCTACTTCAAGCAAAACGTTCTCACGCTGCTGGCGAGTTAGTTAATCCAAAAGCGTTGCGTTCACTCCGAAAGGAAATTGCACGCCTGCTGACACAAATTAATAATACAAAGGAGAGCAAGTAATGGCCCGACGAACATTGATTGGCGTCGTAACGAGTGCCAAGCGCGACAAGACCATCACTGTGACGGTCACTAGCCGCGAAACGCATCCGCTATACGGCAAGCAGTACACCGTGACTCGCAAATACACTGCTCACGATGAAACCAACGAAGCAGGTGAAGGCGACAAGGTGCAAATCGAAGAGACTCGCCCAATTTCCAAGACTAAGAGCTTTACTCTAGTTAAGGTGATTGAAAAGTCTCGCGGTTCTATCAAACTAAAGGACGAAGTTTCTGGCGAAACTAAGGAAGAGGCTAAGGAGGACGACAAATGATCCAACAAGAATCTCGCCTTAAGGTAGCCGATAACTCAGGCGCTAGGGAAGTTTTGTGTATTCGCGTTCTTGGCGGTACACGACGCCGTTACGCTCGCGTTGGCGACGTAATCGTCTGCTCGGTAAAAGACGCTAGCCCAACCGGTAACGTTAAGAAAAAATCTGTTGTTAAGGCTGTAGTTGTTCGTACTCGCGATCAAATTCATCGCAAAGACGGCTCAACAATCTGTTTTGACGACAATGCCGTAGTGATTATCAACGATGACAAGCAGCCAAAAGCTACTCGTGTCTTCGGTCCAGTTCCACGCGAACTTCGCGATATGGGCTACATGAAGATCGTCAGCTTAGCTCCGGAGGTACTCTAATGGCTCGAATTCATAAAGACGATACCGTAAAAATTATTGCTGGTAAAAATAAAGGCACAACTGGTAAAGTTCTAAAAGTTAACACAAAAGACCAAACTGTTTTGGTCGAAGGTGTTGGTGTCGGACATCGCCACGTTAAGCCAAGCCAGTACAATCCAAAAGGTGGCAAGAAAGATATTCACGTACCAATGGATATCAGCAAAGTCGCTTTGGTTATTGATGAGAAATCAGGCAAAACCAGTCGGGTTGGTTTAGTAAAGAATGCTGACGGCGGCAAAACTCGTGTTGCTCGTCAAGCAAAAAATAAGGAGATTAAATAATGGCAGAAAAGAAAACTGTCGTGCCAGCTCCTCGCTTGAAAGCCTTATATCAAGGAACTTACCTTAAGGAACTACAAGCCGAATTGAATCTAAAGAACGTGCATGAAGTGCCAGCTTTGGAAAAGATCGTCGTGAGCGTTGGTACCGGCAAGAAGAAAGATGACAAGCGTCATTTTGAAATTGTCAAAAACACCGTCGAGAAAATTACAGGTCAAGCACCAGTGGCTCGACGAGCCAAAAAATCAATCGCGACATTTAGCATTCGTAAAGGTATGGGCGCGCCAATTGGTGTTAGCGTAACTTTGCGCGGCGCTCGTATGTACGAGTTCATGGATCGTTTGATTAACGTTGCTTTACCTCGCGTTCGTGACTTCCACGGCGTTGGCTTGAAGTTTGATAAAGGTGGCAATTACAATCTCGGCATCACCGAGCAATCGATTTTCCCAGAATTGACATTTGAGGAAACTCAGGTTTTGCACGGTTTGCAGGTTACATTTGTTATCAAGAACGGCAACAAGGAAGCTTCTAAGGCGTTGCTAGAAAAATTTGGCATGCCGTTTGAGAAGAAAGGAGGCGTCAAGTAATGGCTAAGAAATCAATGGTCGCTCGTGATAAGAAGCGCATGAAGATGATTGCCAAGTTTGCAGCCAAGCGTGCTGAGTTGAAAGAACTTGGCGACCTCGATGGTTTGCAAAAATTGCCTCGCAATTCTAGCCCAACCAGGCACAAGAACCGTGATAGCATCTCTGGTCGCCCGCGCGGCTACATGCGTCAATTCGGCTTGAGCCGTATCAATTTCCGCGAAAAAGCAGCCAAGGGTGAAATCCCAGGCATAACAAAGAGTAGTTGGTAAGAAGGAAAGGAGATTAGAATATGTCTATGCAAACTACAGACCCAATCGCCGACCTTCTGACTCGCATCCGCAATGCGAAATTGGTTGGCAAAACGGAAGTTCGTGTTCCGTCCAGCAAGATGAAGAAAGTCATCGCTGAACAATTAGTCAAAAACGGCTACTTGGCAGACGTCAAGCTGGAAGATGCTAAGCCTCGTGGCGTGTTGGTAGTTACTATCAATGAAAAAGGAACTAACAGTACTATCAACGAAATTACCCGCATCTCAAAACCTGGTCGTCGCGTTTACGTCGGCGCTAGCGAGATTCCAAAGGTAAAGAGTGGTCGCGGTTTGGTACTTATCTCAACATCAAAAGGTGTCATGACTGGTGTCGAAGCAGCTAAGGCCAAACTTGGTGGCGAATTGTTGTTGAAGGTTTACTAAGCCTCACGCAAATCAAATAAACGTCCTCATTGCAGGGCGTTTATTTTTTATATCCATCTACACAGAGATAGTATAATAGTGATATGATCGACCTTAAAAATGTGTCTTATGAAACTAATAGTCGAGAATTGTTTAGCGACGTAAGCTTTGCTATTAACGCCGGAGATAAGATTGGACTAGTTGGTTCAAATGGTGCTGGAAAAACTACTTTATTAAAAATAATAAACGGAGATATCCAGCCTACATCAGGTGATATTATTTCGAGTGGTGAAGAGATAGGTATTTTACCACAAAACCTGAATAAATGGCTCGATAAGACAGTTTATGATTTTATAGAAGAAGTGACTGGCGTTAAGTCGGCTAGAGAAGAATTTGATTATCAATGTGAGAGGTTAACTCAAGAGGCTAGTGAAAAGACGCTATTAATTTATGGCGAAGCCCTGGAGAGGTATGAAAAATTCGAAGTAGCAAATTTTGACACGACGATTAAAAAGGCTTTATCGCGGGCAGATCTGGGTGACATTGATCCGGATAGATGTCTGAATACATTTTCTGGGGGACAACGTACACGGATAGCTTTGGCGGCAGTTTTTGCGTCTCGTTATGATCTAATTTTGCTTGATGAGCCAACTAATAATCTTGATGACAGCGGAGTAATTTTGCTTGAAGATTTTATTAACAATTCGCCAGCTTCATTTTTGATCGTGTCTCATGATCGGCATTTCTTACGTAACACTGCAGAACGGATTATAGAATTGACTGGCAGCAAGGGCGTGAACAAGTATAATCTTGGTTACGATGAATATATTGAAGCAAGACGTGAAGCTCGTCAAGCAATGACCGACCGCTATGAGCAATATGAAAAGGAGAAAAAGCGACTATACCGCGTTGCGCGGGACGCTAGAATTCGTGCGAATTCGGCCAAAGCTAGCCACAAAAAATCGGATAGCGATAAGTTAAATGATAATTTTCGTAAAGAGCGCGCATCTTCAAATATTGCAGGGGCGGCTGGAGGTGTGGAGTCTCGCCTGCGACAATTGGACGAACCTGAGAGGGTGGAGGATGAAATTTCTATTAAGTTTGCTTTCGATGAAGTATCTTCTAAGAAGTATAGCCTTATTTCTGTGCAATCGCTGAGTATTTCACATGATGGAGAGAAGATGATAGGACCCGTTACTTTTAATGTACGTCCTGACGATAAAATATTGATCCAAGGAGAGAACGGCTCGGGAAAATCTTCGCTCCTCAATTTTATTATGGGAAATAATACACCTGAGTATCATCGCGGAGAGATAAAAAAAGGCGAAAATGCAAAAATAATATACATGAATCAGTCGCAGTCATTGCCGCTTAAAGATAACTCGCCTTTGGACAATTTGCGGTATTTATCGCCAAAACTTGAATTACACGACGCGATCAATATATTAATTCGTTTTGGTCTAGATAAACGAACAATCTCGTCGACAAAAGCTATAGATCTCAGCGGTGGCGAACGGGCTAAAGTTTTGCTTGCTGCTATGTCAACGAACTCTCCTGATCTTATCATCCTGGATGAGCCGACGAATAACCTTGATATTCCTACGATTGAAGCTTTGGAACTGGCGCTAGGTCAGTATAAAGGAGGTGTTGTGATAGCGTCTCATGATCAAGACTTTATCGAAAATATAGGGATAACGGAGAAAATTAAAATATAAAAAAGACTTGATGGAATAGCTAAGAAAAGCTGCCAATCTTTCACAAGAACAGCTTGCTGAAAAATGGGAGTAACAAGACAAACAATAAGTAACTGGGAGAAGGAGATACTAAATGATTGAACAAAAAACATTCGGCCAGAAAGTAATAGAATTTAATAAAAAATTATCGAAAATATCAATGGAATTACCGGATGGTTTTAAAATTGTAAATCCGTTTAATGGAAGTCAAAAAGAAATAGTAAATGAAATTTCAACAACGTTCTACAAAAGGTTTTACAATGATTGTAATAAACGTCGTATAATATTAGGAAGTTCACCAGCACGTCGAGGAACAGCTGTTACGGGGGTGCCATTTGAGGATGCGAAACATCTTCAAAAAGAAACTGGTATTTTGATTGATAAGTTTTATATTAACAAATCATCTTCAGGTTTTTTATATGATGTAATTGAAAAATATGGTGGATGCAAAAAGTTTTATTCGGATTTTTATATGAATTTTGTCTGCCCTGTTGGTATAGTTAGAACCAATTCAAAGGGAAATGAGGTTAACTGTAATTATTATGATAGTAAAAAATTGCAAGAAACATTGTATTCTTTGATTGTTAGTTCAATACAGGCACAAATTGATTTTGGGATCGATACTTCTGCGTGTTATTGTATAGGAAGTGGAGATAATTATACATTTTTATCTAAAATAAACAAAAAATATAATTTTTTTGATGAAATCATACCTTTGGAACATCCGAGATTTATAATGCAGTATAATTCTAAACATAAATATGAATATTTTGAAAAGTATTTGACAGCTTTAAGGCAAAGTCATAACAAAGATATCATGGACACCATAAGAAAAACTATTAAGGCACGCATCTGGAAGGACGGTAAAGAAATCCGCCCAGAAGATCAGTCTCTTCCGGTAAATCAGGTATACGCTTGGCTTTTTACTCACGATAATAAAATAGCCATCGTCTCTAAGGATGGTCGAAAGTGGCAGCTGCCCGGTGGAAAGCCAAATAAGCACGAGACTTACTTGCAAACCATCGTACGTGAAGTAGCGGAGGAGACGGGAATTAATACAGACAGTGTGTCTAGTCAGTATAAGTTTTTTGGCTATTACGATATCTTGGAAACAGATAACTTAAAAAATGATGACGAGTACTTGCAGCTTCGGGTTAGCCTGAAACTTAATAAGAATGCCGATGAGTATATCTTACATCAACAGAACGAGGACGAAGAGCAAATACAGGAAGAGCAGATACGGTATGCTAAATTTGTGACAGTTGATGAACTCACACAACACATTCCATGGGCAAGTGAGAGCGCGGAGTTGAAAGCCGCTATACAAAGTCAAATAAATTTTCCCGTATCACATTAGCGCATTTTTCGATTGCAACCTCATGACCGAGTGAATATCCATTGCGCTTCAGCTTCGGCAGTTCGCGCACTTCGTGAAACATCATATTAAGTTCGGGCACGAAAAATAATTCCCGAAACGGCATTCCTTTAAGTCGGGATTCCTCTCGTGGCTCAGTTAAGATGACGCCAGAATTTTTTCCAAAAATCACTTTCTCGCGACCATTGGAAAAATTTATTACAAGACATGTCGTGTATTGCGCTCGTCTGTTTGCCTTATTTTCAAGCTTCTTCAGGCAATAATCTACGATTTCTTGATCACTCATCTCGCGACCATCCCAGCGTCTTGTAAATACGCCAGGCTCGCCATTTAGGGCGTCAATTTCCATGCCGGAATCATCGGCGATAATTATCAGGTTTTTATCATTTTCGTGTAAATGATGCCTTGTGTGTCGCGCCTTCAATAGGGCATTTTGTTCAAATGTCGTGCCTGTTTCTATGTAGTCAGGAATTTGATAGTCCAAATCTGCCAACGAAATAATTGACGTCTGTGGGGCGAATTTATGAAACGCGGCAACGAATTCTGCGTATTTGCCTGGGTTTTTGGTGGCGAAAAGTATAGTTGCTGTCATTGAGTATGATTATATCAATTATCATAAATATCGAAAAATTGCTAATTTGACGACATTATAATATCATCAAACCAAGCAATGATAATTTCATCCATATACAAAACAGTCGATAACGACGGGCTAATCGCTCATATTTATGAACATTTATTAGCTCAGTATGTTTTGAAGCGTCTTCAAGACAATGAGTTCTTTGTTCTGAGCGATATCATACTGTCTGCAAAAACATATGGCGACACTTGTTTTATGGACGCCGAATTATATAGTCCAGAAGCGAAAAAGACATATGACGAGGCATTGCGAGAGTTTGATAAATTAGTCATTCCAGAAGATGATATTTTGAGGGCTGCTGGCGAGTGTGGAATAGAAATGAATCGAAATATAGTAGAAGTCGACCGAAGTGAACTGAGTAAAAAGCTACGCGAAGTTCAGATTTCTTCGTGGCGTAAGCAAATTGATATGGCGTATCGTAAGGCTCACGATGAGAGCTCTGTTAATACGCTTTTTCGTACTTCGTATATAAAATATAGTAAAGAGTCTGACGATCTTTTTCGTGAATGCGTTCTGGAGTATTCAATTGATGAAAGTCATATACAAACGCCGGTTGATCAAGCTCTGGCGGCAATTGTTATGCAGATTGTGGCTCTCAATTTCTTGACGGTCGTGCGAGAAAAATATACAGTGTATGATCGTGGCGATCAGTGGTCGGAGGCGTCAATTTCAGTTGGATACAGAATGTTTCTTGGACTATTGAAGAAAGATGACAAAATAATTAATCAATTGAGATATGATTTCTTAGAGTATATAAAAAGTCTATCGTCGTCTGCCTTTTGTGATAATTTACGAAAAGCTCTTGTTCGATGTTCGGACAATCATAAACAGGTTATATTAAACAGGAGTACGCTAAATGCGATCCTTGGAGGGTGTATTATTGGCGGCAAAGGTTGGTTGGAGATGGCGGATAGTGCTCGAATAGGGCAAATGATCAATTCAATCGAGCTAGACATATATGAGGTTAATTCATAGCTTGAAAACCTTGCATTTTACCTCTAATCTGTGTTAAAATACTGAAGTTAATATCAAATCACACGAAAGGTGAGTAATGAGTCTGAGTCGAATCGGAAAACTGCCGGTGATTATTCCGGCCGGTGTGACAATCACGGTTGACTCTGGTGATGTGGTCGTTAAAGGACCAAAGGGTGAATTAAAGCAATTCATCACACCAGCAGTTGAGGTGAAAGTCGAAGATGGACAAGTCACGGTGCATCCTAAGGACGAGTCCAAAGTAGCCCGCAGTCAGCATGGTCTGATGCGCGCGCTAATCAACAACATGGTAATCGGTGTAACCAAAGGCTATGAAAAGCGCCTAGAGGTTAACGGTGTCGGTTTCCGTGTTAACTCAAGCAACAACGAGCTAGAAATGGCACTTGGATTTTCACATCCAGTCAAATACAAAGCCCCAGAAGGCGTAACTGTTGCCAACGAAAAAATGATTATCGTTGTTAGCGGTATCAATAAACAACAAGTCGGCCAAGTTGCAGCGGAAATCCGCGCATTGAAGAAGCCTGAACCATACAAGGGCAAGGGTATCAAGTATGTCGACGAGCAGATTTTGCGTAAAGCAGGAAAGACAGGTAAGTAATCATGGCTGAAAATAAGAAGCTACTCAACCGCGCTCTTCGCAAAAACCGCGTTCGCGCTAAGGTTTCAGGCACGGCAGAGCGCCCACGCTTGACGGTTACTATTAGCAATTTGCACGTTAGCGCGCAATTGATTGACGATGTGGCTGGTAAAACATTGGCTGCAGCAACTACAGTTGGAACAAAAGCGACTGGCACGATGACTGAAAAAAGTGCCGCTATTGGTGCTGAAATTGCTAAAAAAGCAAAGAAAATTAAGATTAGCGCAGTGGTGTTTGATCGAAATGGTCGTCAATACGCTGGCCGCCTAAAGGCTTTGGCTGATGCTGCGCGCCAAGAAGGATTGGAGTTTTAGTATGGCAGAGCAAGCTGCAAATACTACCCCACGTGCAGAAGGTCGTCGACCTCGAAATCCACGTGGTGGTCGCCGCGATGACCGGCGAAATGTGCGCGATGACGCACCAAAAGAGTTTGAAGAATTGGTAATCAACATTGACCGCGTTTCTCGCGTGGTTAAAGGTGGTCGCCGTTTCCGATTTAAGGCTTTGGTGGTTGTTGGTAACCGCAAAGATAAAGTTGGTGTCGGTGTTGCTAAGGGCGCAGACGTTCAAGCTGCAGTCGCTAAGGCTACGTCAGTCGCTAAAAAGCACTTGATTACATTACCATTAAACGGCGAAACAATCCCACACGACAGCGAAGTTAAATTCTCTGGCGCACGCGTATTGATCAAGCCAGCCGCTCCTGGTACTGGTATTATCGCTGGTGGTGTAGTTCGTCAGATTATCGGTGTAACAGGCGTTCGTAACCTATTGACCAAATCTCTTGGCTCAACTAACAAGGTTAACATTGCTTATGCGACTATCGAAGCTCTAAAGTCATTAGTTCCACGCGATCAATGGCTAAGTGCTCAGCCTGTAAAAAAGGTTGCTAAAAAGGAGGCTAAATAATGAAGTACAATGATCTCCAAGTTTCAGCAAACAAGAATAAAAAGCGCGTTGGTCGCGGTATTGCTGCTGGTCAAGGTAAGACTGCTGGTCGCGGTACTAAAGGTCAGAACGCCCGAACAGGTAAGAAGCTTCGCGTAATGTTCCAAGGTGGTCAGCGTCCACTAGCTCAAGCTGTGCCAAAGGCTCGCGGATTCAAGAGTTTGCGAACCCCAGCTCAAGTTGTGTACATGGATCACTTGAACGCATTTGACGGCAAAACCGTTGACAATGCTTTGTTGTTCACTGAAGGCTACATTGCAACTCCTTTCCACACGGTTAAGGTGATTGCTCGTGGTGAATTGAAGGCTAAGGTTGACTTGAAAGTACAAGCTGCCTCAGCTTCAGTTGTTGCCGCTATCGAAAAAGCCGGTGGCTCATTCGAGAAAGTAGCTACACCTCTACGCCAAAGTGCGAAAGAAGCTGAAGAGAAATAATTTTTCTCAGTAACAATAAATCCCCTTCGAAAGAGAAGGGGATTTTCTTTTGCTTTGATATCTTAGACTATTTTTCGCTACATTCTTGTGGCACGACTAGATAAATAGTCACGTTTCTGTCGGCTGTGTCATCGCTACTGTCGTGATTGGCGATTTTTGGCTCAGAGATAATAATCTTATTCTCAGGAAAACCTTGCGAAACTAGACCTTGTTTGACTTTATCGGCGCGCTCCATGGCTAATTTTGTGCCAGCACTTGTCTTTGAACTCTCGTATGTTTGACCGACCAGCTCAATTGAAAATTCCTTTTGACTATTTGATTTGTATAGTGAACCCAGTTTAGCTAGTTCGTCAACGGCAATTCCTTCATATGTATATTGCGTCGAATCCGCATTGAAGAAAACATTTTTAAAATTATATTTACCATTGTTAAGTACAAAAGAGCCATCTTTCATATGGCCATAACCGGCTTTTCGAAAATCAGCAGACGTCAAACATTTTGAATCTGATTTAGCTAAGTTCTGCTTTTTGTCTTCGTTTTTCTTCTCGTCCTTAGGTTTGGCCGTCTCTTTGCGCGAAATATTAGCGTCTTTTGAAGGAGTGATTTTATTTGACACAAGAACAATTGCCACCACTATTCCGATTACCGCCAGCACTCCCAGGATTGCCAGTGTAACCCATAGCCACAATTTACTTTTCTTTGGTGGATAATTTTGGGGCAATTCTGGGTTTGGTGGTGGCGTAATTGGTGGAGTTGATGGGATTTCAGGTTGCTGTTGCATATAATACCTCGTTTACATTATATTATTGACTCAATTATAACGCATACGCTTTTATGTTTTTAGTATGGAAATATCCGCTAAGGTAATGTATAATTAACAGAGTTAAGAATTGTTAGTGACTATGAGGGGCTAAAACATGAATTGGAGAATAATTTTTCGCTCACTGAAAAATAAAGATATGCAAAAACGACTATTTATCGTCGTGGGAATAATCGTTGTTTATCGATTATTGGCGCACATTCCAGTGCCATTGGCGGAACCAAC
It encodes the following:
- a CDS encoding 50S ribosomal protein L23, giving the protein MKQTIIIPRVSEKAYAQSANGVYVLRVPLNLNKNEIKSAVEAQFGVTVVKVKTLVQDGKAVRFSRGKNRYPGTTTRKDWKKAYVTLKEGDKLDVFDAVEQQMEETK
- the rplB gene encoding 50S ribosomal protein L2, with translation MPVKAYNPTTPARRGMTSQDLSDITTRKPLKSLIKAKKQNAGRNNQGRITVRHRGGGVRRHYRLVNHNLPAGLTLTIEEIEYDPNRSARIARVKDQYNLYHYILADTSMVKGKTIRTGEEAPIEASNRLPLSVIPVGTMIYAIELTAGKGAQMVRAAGAKAQLMAKEGNYATIKLPSGEVRKVRLEATAAIGVVGNVQHQNVKIGSAGRKRRKGIRPTVRGVVMNAADHPHGGGDGGRHGTGKAPRTPWGQLTLGYRTRRRKGSNKLIVRTRHDAKRKR
- the rpsS gene encoding 30S ribosomal protein S19: MSRSLKKGPFVDVKLAKKIAALSLDDRTVIKTWARASTITPEMVGRTIAVHNGRVHVPVLITENMVGHKLGEFSPTRKFRKHGGKDKK
- the rplV gene encoding 50S ribosomal protein L22, with product MADTTYTVRAYAKGVDQAPRKVSLVAALVRGRTVADALVILEHVPKRAASPVKKAIESAKANAINNHGLDAKSLVITTLSVTTGTRLRRFKPASRGRALPFQKKTSNILVEVTGAEKPKKAPAKKAEAKAEAKTAKPVAKKAAKPAAKKEEK
- the rpsC gene encoding 30S ribosomal protein S3; translated protein: MGQKVNPINFRLQVNKNWSSRWFTANKKEFAEAIRQDHEIRELIEKKFASRPTINRIEIERSANLITITIHTAKAGVVIGRGGAGVNELKKQVEKIAGQPVRINIEEVRRPELAAKLVAENIARQLERRINFRRATKMTAQNTMNAGAKGIRIEVAGRLNGAEMARREKVIEGSVPLHTLRADIDFHCARAQTPAGIIGVKVWIYKGERSR
- the rplP gene encoding 50S ribosomal protein L16 → MLLPKKTKHRKVRIGKNRGQATRGNYIAFGDFALQSQSNERINSRQIESARQAMTRYIKRGGKIWIRIFPHTPVTRKPLGLKMGQGKGNPEFFVAKVKAGTVLFEMQGVSEEVAREAMRLASHKLPVKCKFIKREDA
- the rpmC gene encoding 50S ribosomal protein L29, which produces MAETKKSVKAAVVKTIDDLKKELAEKRNDLLQAKRSHAAGELVNPKALRSLRKEIARLLTQINNTKESK
- the rpsQ gene encoding 30S ribosomal protein S17; translation: MARRTLIGVVTSAKRDKTITVTVTSRETHPLYGKQYTVTRKYTAHDETNEAGEGDKVQIEETRPISKTKSFTLVKVIEKSRGSIKLKDEVSGETKEEAKEDDK
- the rplN gene encoding 50S ribosomal protein L14 yields the protein MIQQESRLKVADNSGAREVLCIRVLGGTRRRYARVGDVIVCSVKDASPTGNVKKKSVVKAVVVRTRDQIHRKDGSTICFDDNAVVIINDDKQPKATRVFGPVPRELRDMGYMKIVSLAPEVL
- the rplX gene encoding 50S ribosomal protein L24, with product MARIHKDDTVKIIAGKNKGTTGKVLKVNTKDQTVLVEGVGVGHRHVKPSQYNPKGGKKDIHVPMDISKVALVIDEKSGKTSRVGLVKNADGGKTRVARQAKNKEIK
- the rplE gene encoding 50S ribosomal protein L5 gives rise to the protein MAEKKTVVPAPRLKALYQGTYLKELQAELNLKNVHEVPALEKIVVSVGTGKKKDDKRHFEIVKNTVEKITGQAPVARRAKKSIATFSIRKGMGAPIGVSVTLRGARMYEFMDRLINVALPRVRDFHGVGLKFDKGGNYNLGITEQSIFPELTFEETQVLHGLQVTFVIKNGNKEASKALLEKFGMPFEKKGGVK
- the rpsN gene encoding 30S ribosomal protein S14; the encoded protein is MAKKSMVARDKKRMKMIAKFAAKRAELKELGDLDGLQKLPRNSSPTRHKNRDSISGRPRGYMRQFGLSRINFREKAAKGEIPGITKSSW
- the rpsH gene encoding 30S ribosomal protein S8, producing MSMQTTDPIADLLTRIRNAKLVGKTEVRVPSSKMKKVIAEQLVKNGYLADVKLEDAKPRGVLVVTINEKGTNSTINEITRISKPGRRVYVGASEIPKVKSGRGLVLISTSKGVMTGVEAAKAKLGGELLLKVY